The stretch of DNA CGCTCTGTGCGGCGCTATCAGCAGGAAGAGGTTACTCTGGCCAGTCTGGGGCAAATTCTCTGGGCCGCCCAGGGCGTTACGCTAAATACCGGCCGGCACCTGTTTCGCACCGTACCCTCTGCCGGAGCGTTATACCCCCTGGAAACCTACGTCCTGGCAAACAAAGTGGATGGCCTGGCCAAGGGCATTTACCATTATGAAGTTCCCGGGCACCGTCTGACAGAGGTAACCAGCGGTGACTTTGGCCCGGCGCTGACCCACGCCGCCCTGGGCCAGAAAATGGTGCAGCAGGCATCATGCACACTGATTTGGAGCATGATAGCGGCCCGCGCCAAAAGGAAGTACAGCCAGCGGGCTTACCGCTATATCTATATGGACGCCGGCCACAGTGCACAGAATGTGGCTTTGGCAGCGGTCTCCCTGGGCCTGGGATCCTGCCAGATTGCCGCTTTTTTCGATCAGGAGGTTAACGACCTGCTGGGGTTGGACGGCCAGGATGAAACAGCTATTTATCTGACGGCGGTAGGTATTCCCGCCGGCTAAGTTTACAAGAACCATAACAAAGGAAGTGAAAGAATGACGAAATTTAATGATTTTGCAGTAAGCGAAAATGTACTGCAGGCAGTAAGCAATATGGGGTTTGAGGAAGCAACGCCCATTCAGGAGCAGGCCATACCCACCGCCCTTAAAGGCCTTGACTTGATTGGCCAGGCCCATACCGGAACAGGAAAAACCGCCGCTTTTGGAGTGCCCATGGTGGAGAAGCTGGAAAAAAACGGCTCCACAGTACAGGCACTGGTGGTGACGCCGACCCGTGAGCTGGCGGTGCAGGTTGCCGAGGAATTAAACAAAATCGGTCAGTACAAAGGAATCCGGACCCTGCCGGTCTACGGCGGACAGGACATCGGCCGGCAAATTCGGGGCCTGCAAAAGCGACCACAGATCATTGTGGGTACACCGGGACGCCTTTTGGATCACATCCGGCGCCGCACGGTACGTCTGGGTCAGGTCTCCATGGTGGTGCTGGATGAGGCCGACGAGATGCTGAACATGGGCTTTATTGAAGACATTGAAGCCATCCTGCAGGAAACTCCCCAGGAGCGGCAGACCCTCTTGTTTTCCGCCACCATGCCCGGACCCATTGAACAGCTGGCGCGCCGTTTCATGCGGGACCCGCAAAAGATCTCCGTCCGCTCCAAGGAAGTCACGGTGCCCAACACCGAACAGTTCCACATGGTAATGGAAGAGAGGCAAAAATTCGATGTGCTCTGCCGCCTGCTGGATACCCAGTCGCCGGATTTGGCCATTGTCTTTGGCCGCACCAAACGCCGGGTTGATGAACTGTACGAAGCGCTCAACAAGCGCGGTTATTCCGCCGAAGGTATCCACGGTGATATGACTCAGGCCCGTCGGGATTCGGTGATGCGCCAGTTTAAGGACGGCTCCATCGATATTCTGGTGGCCACCGACGTGGCGGCCCGCGGCCTGGATATTACCGGCGTGACCCATGTCTACAACTTTGATATCCCGCAGGATCCGGAAAGCTACGTACACCGCATCGGCCGTACAGGCCGGGCCGGTAATACCGGTATGGCCGTTACCTTTGTGTCCAACCGGGAAGTGGGGCATCTGCGTACCATCGAATACGGCACCAAATCCCGCATCCCCCGCCTGTCAACGCCCACCGTTAAAGAAGCCATAGAAGGGCAGCAGCGCATTGCCGTGGAAAAACTTCTGAAAACGGTGGAATCGGAGGATATCACCCACTACCAGCCTCTGGCTGATGAATTACTAAATGAACATGATGCGGAAACAATTCTGGCCGCAGCACTGAAGATGCTCACCAAAGAGCCGGACACCACTCCGGTAAAGCTAACAGAAGAAGCGCCCCAGTGGTCCAAGCGGCAAAACAAGCCGTACCAGGGAGGCCATTACCGACGCAATAAACACAAAGGCGGCCGTGGCCGCCGTCCGTACAATAAAAAATAGTCAAAGAACCGGTAAAATGACGCCCGCAGATGGGCGTCATTTTTTTTGAGACTATTGTCCTATTTGCCTAAATTTTTGCAAGTCCAGCAGGAATTATGAAAGCAATTGTCGAAAACTCTTGGGAGTAAAATACGGCTTATGGCCGAATCAAAATACAGAAACCAGGAGGTCTTACCAAAATTATGAAAAAACATGCTTCCCTCCTTATAATTCCTTCCATTATCGTAAATATCGTTTTAGGCGTTTTTGCAATATACAATCTTACAGGCAATTCTTTTGAAATTGAAACCTTGTCGCATGTGAAAGAAGCAGGTATCTATGGACCCAGTGGCCTCCAGGTTATTGAGGGAGACTTCACCATAGAATCTGCTGATGTTAAACTGCAAAATACCGTTGTCACCGGAAACCTTTACCTGACAGAGGGTATCGGCGATGGGGCAGTGGAGCTGAATAATGTTGTTGTACAAGGCTCAACGTTGGTTAAAGGTGGGGGGCAAAACAGTATTAAATTAGAAAATGTCACCCTAAATGAGCTTGAGGTAAACAGAGAGGACGGCAAAGTCAGGGTTTCTCTGATAGGAAATACCCAGGTGGAAAAAGTCATTTTGGGCGGAGAATCCATCCTGGATGTTACTGAGCTTTCCGAAGAAGGGTTTTTAACCGAAGTATACATACAAACCGCCAGCGATGTGGCATTGGCCGGTGACTTTAAGAATATTGTGGTGGCACAAAATAGTGCACAGGTTCAGTTCCTTACAGGAAAAGCGGACAAGCTGTCCACCACGCCGCAGGCCCGAGATGCTGCCATCGATCTTGGCGACAAGGTGGAAATCGGTTTGTTGGAACCTGGTGCCCCGTTGAAGTTAACCGGGGAAGGTTTGGTAAAAGAAATGAAGGTATCTGCTCCGGGCCTGGTTAAAGTTGCCGTTTCCATAGAGAGCCTGATTGCTTCCGGACGGGGTATTTTTATTGAACTTGTCGGGGGTAGTATTGAGAGCTTTTTGGTTGAAGAATCAGAAGGTACCGTTATGATCCACCTGGCTGAGGGAACTGAAGTCGGTTCCCTGGAGCTTAACGGTGCCGCCGGGATAACCGGGAAGGGCGAAATTAAAGATGCCCGCATTAATGCTGCCGGCACAACCATAGAACAGACTCCGGGTAAAGTGGCTTTGGCCAAAGACATCAAAGCTGAAGTGGGCGGTAAGGAACTGCCTGAAAAGGTTGAGGAGAAACCTCCTGCCCCGCGGCAACCGTCAACACCGTCAACACCGTCAACACCAACGGTGACGCTGGGCTCTATCAGTAATATGTCTATGGGTGTGGGGAGAACAGGTACCCGGGACCTTTCCGTTTCCCCGGGCGATGCCAATATCTCCGTTTCATCCAGTAATAGCAATGTGGCCTCGGTGTCGCTGTCAGGAAACAAAATTACTGTGACCGGTAATGCCGCCGGGTCTGCTACCATTACTGTGACCGCCAGGAAATCCGGCTACAATGACAGAACAAGAACGTTTACTGTTACTGTGAATCAAGTGCGGAGTTTCGAAACCGGCGATGAGAGACTTAGTCCCGGCAATACAGTTGTTGTTGTTACTCTGTGGCACTCGGACCCGCAAAACTATGAAGTTGTAGTAGGCAGTACGCCTTTAAGGTATCTGAGCGATGAAAAAGCATTTTTTGGCGAGGTTCCCGATGCCGATGCAAGTGCCGGCAACGTCAGGGTAAACAGAAGGTAATCGGCGGGAGAAAAGGGAGGCAAAGGAATGGTAAGGGGAATTTTCCCAACTGGATGGTTAAAAGTTTTCTTTTCGGCGTTTCTTGTGCTCCTTTTGCTAACAAGCCATGTGTCCGCTGCGATTATCGGATTTGTGGCTGAGGGAAGCGATGGTAAATATTATGAATACGATTATGACGACTTACTGGAGTCCTATGTAATGAATATGTTGGGCTCTGATGCCAAGTTGTTTAATGATTTCCGAAAAAAGAGCCTAACCGCATATCTGGATGACGTTAACGGTTATGTTGATTATGAAGATGTCCTGGAGGCATATGCCCTGTCAATAATTACGGGCAAAAAATTCGATGTTAATGCTTACACAGCCGGCGGCAATGCCAGGCTTGCCAGCATGCCAAATTCCGTTATTGTGGTGACGGAGGAGAGTGGTAAGCTGGTCTTTACCGAGAAAGCTTTAGATGCGCTGGAAAATGTATTAGAACGCATCAATAAAGCCTCTACTGTTGATGAAATGAGGGTAGCCCTACTTGAACGATCCAGTGCTTTGGGCATTAACTTGGCGGCCTATAACAATCTAAATTCGTATGGCAAAACAGCAGCGATAAATGAAGTGCTCCGCAAAAGGCCGGAGGACGGCTATGGGTCGGCCAAGCAGATTAAGGATACCTTTGACAATGCGGTCTCCGCTGCAAGAGCCCAACTGGATGCCGCCGTCAAAGCTGTAAACGATGCTTCTGACACAAGCAAGATGCGAAAAGCTCTTACAGATAATGATAAGGTGCTGGAACTTAAGCTGGACAGGTACAGCTTATCCTCCTCAGAGGCGGATAACCTGGCTGGTAATCTTTTGGGAGAACGTCCCTTTGCTTCCGCAGGAGAACTCAGGTATATTTTACATACACATATTCTGGGAAAACGCTTCGGCGCGGAAGTCACCCACACCCGTTATCCCATAACGCTAAAGGAAGCGCTGGATATTCAGATGGCACTTACAAACCCCCGGCCGCAAACCGACCTTTATGGCGGAGGCTGGCAAAATGCCAAACGGGATGATGTGGAGTATCACCTGAATCCTTACAACTTTATCGATCTGGACTATACCGGCGGCAATACCGAAGAAATCAGAATCACCGCTTCATCTTTGAGGGTCAGGGAAAGGCCCACCACCAACAGCCCTCAGTTAAAGACCGATGCGGGTGCAAACATTGCGGTGACAAACGGTCAGGTCTTTACCATCCTGGCTGCCGCCGAGGCGGAGCCTGATACTGCTGCGGGCACGGAAGGTACGTGGTATAAGATAAGCGTTCAGGGTAAAGAAGGCTGGGTTTGCGGCGCATATGTCACCAATTCCACGTCCGCTTTATCATCATCGATTTTCCAGTTTCTTGTCCTTACCGGCAACGCCGGAACCACGGAAGAAGTATTAAATAACATTTTGTCCGGACGTGGAACCCTGCACAATCAGGGCGCCGCTTTTCTGCAGGGGAGCAAGGAGCACAATATCAATGAAGTATTTCTCGTCTCTTTGGCCCTGCATGAAACAGGAAACGGCACCAGCAAGTTAGCCACTGGCATTGAGGTAGAGGATGTGGACAATAAGGTTGAGGGTAAAAACGTGGTAAAGGTATATAATATGTTCGGTATCGGAGCCAGAGACAGCAACCCTAACCACCTCGGCGCCCAACGTGCCTACCAAGAGGGTTGGTTTAGCCCGGAGGAGGCGATTAAGGGGGGAGCCGCTTTTGCCGCCAGATCATACATTAGCCGTAATCAAGATACACTGTACAAAATGAGATGGAATCCTGCCAATCCCGGCACTTATCAATATGCCTCGGATATCGGTTGGGCTGCAAAACAGGTTGGGCGCTATAACCAGATAGGCAATTACAATCTGAAATTTGATATTCCCCGCTACAAACAATAAAAGGTTTGAACCCCCTGGTAGACGGACGGACAAGTTCTCAAAGGGGGGTTCTCTGTTTGTTTTGCGTAAATTATTGAACTCAGTATATAATAGATAGAAATGCGAAGAAAGGTAGATGAGTATGAAAAATCCTGTAGTAAAGTTTGAAATGGAAGACGGAGCAATAATTACGGCGGAGTTGGATCCGCAGGCTGCACCCAATACAGTGAAAAACTTTGTTTCGCTGGTGAAGAGCGGTTTTTATGACGGCCTGATTTTTCATCGTGTTATCCCCGGCTTTATGATTCAGGGAGGATGTCCGCAAGGCAGTGGAATGGGCGGACCCGGTTATACCATTAAAGGTGAGTTTAAGGCTAACGGCTTTGATAATCCCATTCGCCACGACCGCGGCGTTTTATCCATGGCCCGGGCGGCACATCCCGATTCGGCCGGATCCCAGTTTTTCCTCATGGTGGCCGGCGCACCGCATTTGGACGGGCAGTATGCGGCGTTTGGCAAAGTGACCGACGGCATGGATGTGGCAGACCGCATTGTGGCGGTGAAGCGCGATCATGGTGATAAGCCCCTGGAAGACCAGCGTATTAAAAAAGTAACCGTTGATACCTTCGGGGAAGAAATTGGCGAGCCGGAGAAACTGGAAAAGTAACGGAGACGGCAAATGATTAATTGCCTTTTGTGTGAAACTCAATCAACACAACAAATAGAGGCCGCAGCTCCCGGGTATTACCATTGCCGGGAGTGCGACCTCATTTTTCTCGCTCCTAAGTTTCGCCTGGATGCAGAGCAGGAGAAACGTTCAAGCAAGTTATACCCGCAAACAAAAAGAGATGACAAGAAGAAACTGTCATCTTGCTTAAGGTGAGAAATATAAAGATTTCTTTGTAACAATAAAAAGGCTTCCAGGTGACCCACCTGAAAGCCTCTTATTGTATCCAGGGATTATACAATCATGGACTTCTATTTCTTCAGTTATTGCTCGATATATACACCGTGAAGCTTAAAGATCCTTGCCGGGCTCATATAAAAGCCTTTTACATCGTTGTTGACGCCGGTAAGATCCTCAATGTGCAACAGGTAAAGCATTGGTGCAAGCTCAACAAGTCTCTCCTGAGCTGCTCTGTAGAACTCCTCACGTTTATCAGGATCGGATTCCTGGCGGCCTTTGTCAAGCAGTTCGTCCAGTTCTTCATCCAGCAGGAAAGTACGGTTGCCTGCCGCACCGAAGTTGGATGAGTGGAAAAGGGCATACATTGCATAGTCGGCATCCAGTGTGGGTGTGGACCAGCCAAGGATAAACATGTCGTGGTTGCCCGCAGCAGTGTTTTCCAGATATGCAGTCCACTCAAGCTCTTCAATGGTTACGGTAATGTTTATATCACTTAACTTAGACTGCACATATTCGGCAATCTGAATACGTGCCTGATTATCGTTTGTCCAGATAGTTGTTTCAAAGCCGTCTTCAAACCCAGCTTCTGCCAGCAATTCTTTTGCCCTTTCAGGGTCATAGGGAATGGCCTCTACAGATGGGTCATAGCCAAATACTCCCGGTGCTATGGGCCCTACTGCGGGAATGGCGGTACCTTCATAAATACCGTCGATTATCTCTTGTTTGTTTATAGCCATGGTAATAGCCTGACGGACACGAACATCATCAAATGGAGCCTTGTCGGCATTTAAGCCGATGTAGGCCAGGCTTGTGGCGGACTGAACGTTGAGATAAGCGTTTGCCATATTTTCCACACGGCTGCTGTCACTGGGCTGAATGGGATCGGCAATATGGGCGTAGCCTGTTTCCAGTTCGGCCAAACGTGTCTGGTCTTCAGGAACAACCTTGAATGTTACGCTGTCCAGTTTAGCCTTTTCACCCCAGTAATCCTCGTTGCGTACAAGCTTAATCTCACTGCCGGGCACCCAGCTTTCAAATACAAAGTAGCCTGTACCAACAGGGTCCATGGAAATTACTGAGCCTGGGTCTTTGCCTTCTTCCATAGCCGCATAATCCGCTTCAATAGATGCAAGGCTGATTATACCACCACCGCTGTGTGCCAGATGGGCCGGCAGCGGTGCAAACGGAAACTCAGTTACAAACTGAACAGTATACTCGTCTACAACTATTATTTCTTCGATCATGCTAAACAGGAAAAGGCGCTGAGAAGCAATGTCGGGGTCGAGCAAACGATCAAAGTTGGCTTTGACAACTTCTGCGTTAAAATCAGTGCCGTCATGGAATTTGACCCCTTCGCGCAGGGTAAACTCCCAGGTTAAATCATCAACTGCTTCCCAATCGGTAGCCAGCAAAGGCTGCAATACATTGTCCTGGTCAAAATAAACCAGTGACTCGTAGATGTTGAAGGCTACGTTGGATGACGGAACATCATTGGAACCGTGCGGGTCAAGAGATACTGCATCTGACAAAGTTGCAATAATTAAGTCTCCCCCAGATGAAGCTTCCGGTGGTGTCTCCGAATCGCCATTCGGGTCTGCATCCTGTCCACATGCGGCCAGCAATGAAAGTACCATGGCCATGCAAACAATCAGCAATAATTTTCTAGATTTTACCATTCCACTTTCCCCCTTATATATGTATTATATTTTTGGCGCAGCACTTAAATAGTACTAAGATTTTGTGGATAATTTTGTCAAAGACTAAAAACTCAGACTATTAAATTGCTGCTTTATCAATTATACTATACCTGATATAATTTTGTATATGCCTGTGTAATAAATATTTATTTAATTAAATATTACATAGCAGAAGGGAATGAGCAAAATTGAGCAAAGCAGTAACAGGTGTTCCGGTCAATACTCCCAAAGCAATCAAAAATCTTTCTGGATACCAAACCTTTTACAAGAGATTAAAAAAGAACAAGGCCGCGCTCATTGGGGGCTACTTACTTTTATTCTTTATTATAGTTGCCATTGTCGGGCCTTTTTTTACTGTGCACGACCCTGTAAGGGTCGACTTTACGCAGAAACTGTTAACCCCCTCGGCAACTCACTGGTTCGGCACAGACCATAACGGCAGAGATATATTTACCCGTATCATTTACGGCATGCCAATTACCCTGTATGTAGGTTTTACATCTGTTATTATCGGTGCGCTGATCGGTGTCCCTTTGGGGGTTTTTTCAGGATATTACGGCAAAATGATAGATACTGTTCTTATGAGACTGATAGACATACTACTTGCCTTTCCCGGTATTTTACTGGCAATTGCTTTGGTCAGTGTGCTGGGCAAGAGTGTAACAAATGTAATTATTGCTGTAGGCGTATTTTCTATTCCTGCCTTTGCCCGGATAGCACGGGGTTCAACCATGTCTGTGCGTAAACTGGAATATATAGATGCTGTACGTGCCCTTGGTGCCAGTGATATGCGCATTATCTTTAAACATATATTACCAAATATTATTTCGCCTATAATTGTTCAGGCAACAATAAGAATTGCAATCTCAATTCTGGCCGCCAGTGGTCTCTCCTTTCTCGGTCTGGGGGCTCAGCCGCCCTCTCCTGAATGGGGCGCCATGCTAAGCCAGGGACGAAGATACATGTTTGACTATCCCCATGTAGCCCTGTTTCCCGGTTTGGCAATCGTTACTGTAGTACTGGCGTTTAATATTTTTGGAGACGGATTACGGGATGCCTATGATCCAAAAGCCAAAGCATAGGAGGCCATGAATATGTTTCATTTCATAATAAGAAGACTGTTACAAACTATTCCGGTCATCATAGGTGTTACAATCCTGGTTTTTTCTCTAATGCACTTGATACCGGGAGATGCGGCACAGTTTATAGCCGGTGAAAATGCCCCGCCTGAACAGGTTGAACTTATGAGAGAACGACTTGGGTTAAACGACCCCCTCCATGTTCAGTACCATAGATATATGAGTAATCTCTTGCAGGGAGATTTGGGACAATCGGTACGCAGCAGCCGACCGGTTATAGATGAAATCAGGCCAAGGTTTTGGACAACCGTCCAACTGGCTTTTTACAGTATGGTAGTAAGTGTCTTTATTGGCCTAATTGCCGGCGTTGTTTCAGCAGTCAGGCAATACGGAACGAGTGACACCTTGCTTATGCTTGTTGCTTTGTTTGGACTATCAATGCCAAACTTCTGGCTTGGACTGATGCTTATTAGATATATTTCAGTAGAGTACATGCTGCTGCCTCCATCGGGATGGGGAACCTGGCAGCAAAGCATTCTTCCTGTTTTAACTCTTGGCACCGCAGGTGCTGCCATCATAGCCAGAATGACCCGTTCCAGCATGCTTGATGTAATTAACCAGGATTATATTCGCACCGCCAGGGCCAAAGGGCTAAGTGAAAGAGTGGTTACTTACAGGCACGCCTTAAAAAACGCATTAATTCCTGTTGTTACCGTTGTGGGGCTGGAACTTGGCATGCTGCTTTCGGGTACTATCCTGACAGAAACAGTTTTTGCCATTAACGGCATGGGGAGACTGATTGTTGACAATATCAACTCAAGAGACTTTCCGGTAGTACAGGGTACCGTTCTTGTCTTTGCCTTAATTTTTGTCTTTGTAAATATGCTTGTTGATATCTCTTACCGTTACTTAAATAAACGTATTGATTTTAACTAGTGTTTTGCTGGGAAAGAGGTGTAGCAATTGGAAAATAACAACCTTATACTTGAAATTAATAATTTGCAAACTTCTTTTTTTACTGATGACGGTGAAGTTAAGGCTGTTGACGGAGTCACCCTGAAAGTGCAAAAAGGTGAAACACTGGGTGTAGTGGGTGAATCAGGATGTGGCAAAAGCGTCATGGCACTGTCTGTAATGCGCCTCATTCAAAAACCTGGCAAAATCACAGGCGGGGAAATCATCTTAAACGGACAGAACATAGTAAAGAAAACTGAAAAAGAAATGCTGAAAATTCGCGGCAACAAAATCTCCTTTATTTTTCAGGAACCTATGACTTCTTTAAACCCGGTCTTAACAATCGGGGAGCAACTCAGAGAAACCTTTCGGGCACACAATAAGATAAGCAAAAAAGAGGCTTTGGCAAAATCAATCGAGATTCTTAAGCTAGTTAAAATTCCTTCCCCTGAAAAAAGAATTCATCAGTACCCTTATGAATTATCCGGTGGCATGAGGCAAAGGGTTATGATTGCCATGGCACTTGCATGCAATCCCGAACTCCTTATTGCCGATGAGCCCACAACTGCTCTGGATGTAACTATCCAGGCACAAATACTTGAGCTGATTAAGGACCTTCAGTCAAAACTGAACACGGCAGTTGTAATGATTACCCATGACCTTGGAGTTGTGGCTGAAACTTGCAACAATGTGGCAGTAATGTATTGCGGTAGTGTGGTGGAATACGCTGATGTAAAAACACTGTTTGCCACACCGAAACATCCGTACACACTAGGTCTTTTTAATTCACTTCCCCGTCATGATATTGACAAAGAAGAACTGGAGGCCATTAAAGGTTCCGTTCCAAATCTCACAGAAATACCTAATGGTTGCCGCTTTTCTCCCCGTTGCCCTTACACCCGGGATATCTGCAAAGACAAGTTTCCCGAATTAATAAGTACCGGAAACAGCCAGGTCAGATGCTGGGCTTATTCAGATGAGTGGAAAGGCAAAAAGGGGGTACTATGAGTTGAGTAAAGAACTCATGAAAGTAGAAGGCCTAAAGATGTACTTTCCCATAAAAGGCGGATTTCTCGGACAAACAGTTAACCATGTCAAAGCTGTTGATGATATTTCCTTTACCGTCTATGAAGGTGAAACAGTCAGCGTAGTGGGAGAGTCCGGGTGCGGAAAATCTACTACCGGCAGAGCAATCCTGCAACTTGAAGAGCCCACTGCAGGCAAAGTTATCTTTAACGGGAAAGACCTGCTTTCTCTGAACAAAAAAGAATTAAGAAAAGTTCGTAAAGACCTTCAGATTATTTTTCAGGATCCTTTCGCATCTATTAACCCCCGCCAAACCATAGCCCAAATATTAGAAGAAGCACTCCATATCCAAAATATAGTACCAAAGAACCAAAGAAGGGAACGTGTTGTTGAATTATTGGAAGCGGTGGGCCTGGCAGGCTATCAGGCCGACAGGTTCCCACATCAGTTTAGCGGCGGGCAAAGACAGAGAATCGGCATAGCACGTGCACTTGCGTTAAACCCTAAACTCATTATCTGCGATGAAGCCGTCTCTGCACTTGATGTCTCAATCAGGGCACAAATATTAAACCTTTTAAAAAGGCTGCAAAAAGAATTTCAGTTAACTTATCTCTTTATTTCTCACGACCTTGGTGTAGTACGCCACATTTCAGACAGAATAATAGTAATGTACCTGGGAAGAATTGTGGAAATTGCCGATAAGCTTTCCCTGTTTGAAAACTCTAAGCATCCTTACACCAAAGCTCTCCTGTCGGCTATACCGGTTCCCGATCCTAATATAGAAAGAACAAGAATCATCCTCAAAGGAGATGTTCCGTCTGCGATTAATCCTCCTTCCGGCTGCCGTTTCCATACACGGTGCCCGTTTGCTACCGATAAATGCACTGAAGAAGTGCCGGAACTAAGATCATCCACCAGCATGACAGACGGTCACAAAGCAGCTTGCCACTACTTCGAGGATATAGCTTCCGGAAAAATGAAACAATAACAAATGCCGGCCCGTGGGCCGGCATTACATTTTCCCAACCTTCACCCTTTTCCTCACAGCCTGCTGTATTTATCATGTTACTAATTGGCACCCCTTAGCCTCTTAACACTCAACTAATACTTTTCAAGGCAAGCTTGGTACCGGGGGGGGGGGTGTCATTTCTCCGATTGGTTTACCATCACAAATCCTTTGGCGTTGGTTTTTCATCATACAGGATAGCTATGCCTAAAAACAGTGAATTCTTACGATGTAATCCGAGATGAAATATTTTTTTGTCATCACTGATAGGAAAAGGATGAACAGATTGCGACAACGCGTATTGGCTTACACTATGGTATAATTTGTAATAGAACGGGGTTGTCGTACTCCTGTATCTGTGATATTGTATGACCACAAAGAAAGCAAATTCCTATCTTATAACTGGAAAAACTGTAGCGGGGACGGCAAATGACTAATTGCCTTTTGTGTGAAACTAAATCTATACATCAAATAGAGGCCGCAGCTCCCGGGTATTACCATTGCCGGGAGTGCGACCTCATTTTTCTCGCTCCTAAGTTTCGCCTGGATGCAGAGCAGGAAAAAGAGCACTACGAAACACACAACAATACTCTGGATAATCCGGGGTATGTGCAGATGTTTGAAAAATTTATCAGTAATGCGGTGCTCCCCTATGTGTATCCGAATGGGCGTGCTTTGGATTTTGGGTGTGGTCCGGGTCAGGTTCTGCAGGTGCTCTTGGAGCGCAGAGGGTTTAGGACTGATGTGTATGACCCGTACTATGCCCCACAGGAGCCGCAGGGCCCTTACCGGCTGGTGACCAGTACCGAAGCCCTGGAACATGTCTATGAGCCCGGGAAAGTGTGGCAGAAGCTGCTGCTCCTTTTGGAGGCCGGTGGTACTCTGGCTGTTATGACCAATTTCCACCAAGGCCCGGAAGCATTTGTCAATTGGTGGTACAGGCGTGATCCCACCCATGTAACTTTCTTCAGTGAAGATACCTTTGCCTGGCTTGCAAAGCAGCAGGGGCTCAAAATACTGTACTCAGACGGGAAGAAAACCATAACGCTAAAGAAACAGGACGAATAAGGTTGCACCAGCTGTCTGCGCAGTTGGGCAACCTTTCTTCTTATTGTTCAGGCAGCGCGCGCAAGAGCATC from Dethiobacter alkaliphilus AHT 1 encodes:
- a CDS encoding ABC transporter ATP-binding protein, which gives rise to MSKELMKVEGLKMYFPIKGGFLGQTVNHVKAVDDISFTVYEGETVSVVGESGCGKSTTGRAILQLEEPTAGKVIFNGKDLLSLNKKELRKVRKDLQIIFQDPFASINPRQTIAQILEEALHIQNIVPKNQRRERVVELLEAVGLAGYQADRFPHQFSGGQRQRIGIARALALNPKLIICDEAVSALDVSIRAQILNLLKRLQKEFQLTYLFISHDLGVVRHISDRIIVMYLGRIVEIADKLSLFENSKHPYTKALLSAIPVPDPNIERTRIILKGDVPSAINPPSGCRFHTRCPFATDKCTEEVPELRSSTSMTDGHKAACHYFEDIASGKMKQ
- the nikC gene encoding nickel transporter permease, with protein sequence MKNLSGYQTFYKRLKKNKAALIGGYLLLFFIIVAIVGPFFTVHDPVRVDFTQKLLTPSATHWFGTDHNGRDIFTRIIYGMPITLYVGFTSVIIGALIGVPLGVFSGYYGKMIDTVLMRLIDILLAFPGILLAIALVSVLGKSVTNVIIAVGVFSIPAFARIARGSTMSVRKLEYIDAVRALGASDMRIIFKHILPNIISPIIVQATIRIAISILAASGLSFLGLGAQPPSPEWGAMLSQGRRYMFDYPHVALFPGLAIVTVVLAFNIFGDGLRDAYDPKAKA
- a CDS encoding class I SAM-dependent methyltransferase, coding for MTNCLLCETKSIHQIEAAAPGYYHCRECDLIFLAPKFRLDAEQEKEHYETHNNTLDNPGYVQMFEKFISNAVLPYVYPNGRALDFGCGPGQVLQVLLERRGFRTDVYDPYYAPQEPQGPYRLVTSTEALEHVYEPGKVWQKLLLLLEAGGTLAVMTNFHQGPEAFVNWWYRRDPTHVTFFSEDTFAWLAKQQGLKILYSDGKKTITLKKQDE
- a CDS encoding ABC transporter permease, which gives rise to MFHFIIRRLLQTIPVIIGVTILVFSLMHLIPGDAAQFIAGENAPPEQVELMRERLGLNDPLHVQYHRYMSNLLQGDLGQSVRSSRPVIDEIRPRFWTTVQLAFYSMVVSVFIGLIAGVVSAVRQYGTSDTLLMLVALFGLSMPNFWLGLMLIRYISVEYMLLPPSGWGTWQQSILPVLTLGTAGAAIIARMTRSSMLDVINQDYIRTARAKGLSERVVTYRHALKNALIPVVTVVGLELGMLLSGTILTETVFAINGMGRLIVDNINSRDFPVVQGTVLVFALIFVFVNMLVDISYRYLNKRIDFN
- a CDS encoding ABC transporter ATP-binding protein, translated to MENNNLILEINNLQTSFFTDDGEVKAVDGVTLKVQKGETLGVVGESGCGKSVMALSVMRLIQKPGKITGGEIILNGQNIVKKTEKEMLKIRGNKISFIFQEPMTSLNPVLTIGEQLRETFRAHNKISKKEALAKSIEILKLVKIPSPEKRIHQYPYELSGGMRQRVMIAMALACNPELLIADEPTTALDVTIQAQILELIKDLQSKLNTAVVMITHDLGVVAETCNNVAVMYCGSVVEYADVKTLFATPKHPYTLGLFNSLPRHDIDKEELEAIKGSVPNLTEIPNGCRFSPRCPYTRDICKDKFPELISTGNSQVRCWAYSDEWKGKKGVL
- a CDS encoding glutathione ABC transporter substrate-binding protein, yielding MVKSRKLLLIVCMAMVLSLLAACGQDADPNGDSETPPEASSGGDLIIATLSDAVSLDPHGSNDVPSSNVAFNIYESLVYFDQDNVLQPLLATDWEAVDDLTWEFTLREGVKFHDGTDFNAEVVKANFDRLLDPDIASQRLFLFSMIEEIIVVDEYTVQFVTEFPFAPLPAHLAHSGGGIISLASIEADYAAMEEGKDPGSVISMDPVGTGYFVFESWVPGSEIKLVRNEDYWGEKAKLDSVTFKVVPEDQTRLAELETGYAHIADPIQPSDSSRVENMANAYLNVQSATSLAYIGLNADKAPFDDVRVRQAITMAINKQEIIDGIYEGTAIPAVGPIAPGVFGYDPSVEAIPYDPERAKELLAEAGFEDGFETTIWTNDNQARIQIAEYVQSKLSDINITVTIEELEWTAYLENTAAGNHDMFILGWSTPTLDADYAMYALFHSSNFGAAGNRTFLLDEELDELLDKGRQESDPDKREEFYRAAQERLVELAPMLYLLHIEDLTGVNNDVKGFYMSPARIFKLHGVYIEQ